One genomic window of Rhodoligotrophos defluvii includes the following:
- the trbF gene encoding conjugal transfer protein TrbF — protein MNIFKRPATHYGKSPEPTTPYQKAAQAWDERIGSARVQARNWRYFAFGSLILSAGFASALVLQSARGTVVPWVVQVDNLGQAQAVAPAVADYRPTDPQIAWHLGRFIEQVRAIPADAIIVRQNWLRAYEFTTDRGAAALNDYARANDPFTRVGRQQVAVEVSSVIRASPTSFRIAWTERHYENGQFSTTERWTAILTIVIQPPRNAERLRANPLGIYVNAISWSREMSQ, from the coding sequence ATGAACATATTCAAACGACCAGCAACGCATTACGGCAAATCGCCGGAACCCACGACGCCTTACCAGAAGGCCGCACAGGCATGGGACGAGCGCATCGGCTCGGCCCGTGTGCAGGCGAGAAACTGGCGCTATTTCGCTTTCGGCTCCCTGATCCTCTCGGCAGGCTTCGCGTCCGCGCTCGTCTTGCAGTCGGCGCGCGGGACCGTGGTGCCTTGGGTGGTGCAGGTCGACAATCTCGGCCAGGCGCAGGCTGTAGCGCCGGCCGTCGCCGATTATCGCCCCACCGATCCGCAGATCGCATGGCATCTCGGCCGATTCATCGAGCAGGTTCGTGCGATCCCGGCCGATGCCATCATCGTCCGCCAGAACTGGCTTCGCGCCTACGAGTTCACCACGGATCGCGGCGCGGCAGCATTGAACGATTACGCGAGGGCAAATGACCCGTTCACCCGCGTCGGCCGTCAGCAGGTCGCAGTCGAGGTGTCGAGCGTCATCCGGGCGTCCCCGACCAGCTTCCGCATTGCTTGGACCGAACGCCATTACGAGAACGGCCAATTCTCCACGACTGAACGCTGGACCGCGATCCTGACCATCGTGATCCAGCCGCCCCGCAATGCCGAGCGGCTGCGCGCCAACCCACTCGGTATCTACGTCAACGCAATCTCATGGTCGCGGGAGATGAGCCAATGA
- the trbG gene encoding P-type conjugative transfer protein TrbG: protein MRTITHTPAIAVVLLSATMLAGCATNRTQQWSYDAEVPPLPAVQTAATDDTPRPLHVPPAWTVARGGQTAATPAGRVENANAAARVEPRREGYHNAIQIYPWSEGALYQVYAAVGQITTIALEPGESLTGTGPIAAGDTARWIIGDTESGSGASRRVHVLVKPTRPDISTNLVITTDRRIYMIELRARDALYMPAVAWAYPAPPPGQRQIVPAAPVIPAEAARNYRYGLTGDSPPWRPVSVFDDGRRVYVVFPAGIVQGEMPPIFVLGSDGEPQIVNSRVHQNVLIVDRLFGAAELRLGSGNRQQTVRIVRINPTQAAAAQPASATGDSPS from the coding sequence ATGAGGACGATCACCCACACACCCGCGATTGCGGTCGTGCTGCTTTCGGCCACCATGCTGGCCGGCTGCGCCACCAACCGGACGCAGCAATGGAGCTATGACGCCGAGGTGCCGCCGCTGCCAGCGGTGCAGACAGCCGCGACCGACGACACGCCAAGGCCGCTGCATGTGCCGCCGGCATGGACCGTGGCGCGAGGCGGGCAGACCGCCGCCACGCCGGCCGGTCGCGTCGAGAACGCCAATGCCGCAGCTCGTGTCGAGCCGCGCCGAGAAGGCTATCACAACGCCATCCAAATTTATCCGTGGTCCGAAGGCGCGCTCTATCAGGTCTATGCCGCAGTCGGGCAGATCACCACCATCGCGTTGGAGCCGGGCGAGAGCCTGACCGGCACGGGGCCGATCGCGGCCGGCGACACCGCCCGCTGGATCATCGGCGATACGGAAAGCGGTTCAGGAGCGAGCCGGCGCGTGCATGTGCTGGTGAAGCCGACCCGGCCGGACATCTCCACCAACCTCGTCATCACCACCGACCGCCGCATCTACATGATCGAGCTGCGCGCCCGCGATGCGCTCTACATGCCGGCCGTGGCCTGGGCCTATCCCGCGCCGCCGCCCGGCCAGCGCCAGATCGTTCCGGCTGCGCCGGTCATCCCGGCCGAGGCCGCAAGGAACTACCGCTACGGCCTGACCGGAGACAGCCCGCCATGGCGGCCGGTTTCCGTCTTCGACGATGGACGCCGCGTCTATGTCGTCTTCCCGGCCGGGATCGTCCAGGGAGAGATGCCGCCGATCTTCGTGCTCGGTTCCGATGGCGAGCCGCAGATCGTCAACAGCCGCGTCCACCAGAACGTCCTGATCGTGGACCGCCTGTTCGGCGCGGCCGAACTGCGCCTTGGCAGCGGCAACCGCCAGCAGACGGTCAGGATCGTCCGCATCAACCCGACGCAGGCCGCCGCCGCGCAGCCCGCCAGCGCGACCGGAGACTCCCCGTCATGA
- a CDS encoding TrbI/VirB10 family protein → MTDNTITDTAAPMRLRAEPPRVTRLSRRMLAGVGAVALLGIGGALIYALQTRDAGPGGDELYSTENRPTADGLAGLPRDYTGPALGPPLPGDLGRPILDAQNRGQPVVPPAITTPAVDPEEERRRAEEEAARVSNVFFQTGPRVGATPGMTMPGLAGLDLGGQLAAQDRHTAFLNAPVDRQTVAPDRVTPPASPWILQAGAVIPAALITGIRSDLPGQITAQVTENVYDSPTGSLLLIPQGTRIIGQYDDGVTFGQRRVLLVWNRLILPGGRSIVLERLPGADASGYAGLEDGVDYHWWDLMRAAGLSTLLAVGTELATSDEDRLIRAIRDGAQDTINQAGQQIVQRQLQVAPTLTIRPGFPVRIIVTRDLVFEPAGG, encoded by the coding sequence ATGACGGACAACACCATCACCGATACCGCCGCGCCCATGCGGCTGCGCGCCGAACCGCCCCGCGTCACCCGCCTGTCCCGCAGGATGCTGGCAGGTGTCGGCGCTGTCGCCTTGCTCGGCATCGGGGGCGCGCTGATCTACGCGCTCCAGACCCGCGATGCTGGACCGGGCGGGGACGAACTCTATTCGACCGAGAACCGTCCTACGGCGGACGGTCTCGCCGGCCTGCCGCGTGACTATACCGGCCCGGCCCTGGGACCGCCATTGCCGGGCGACCTCGGCCGCCCGATCCTCGACGCGCAGAACCGGGGACAGCCGGTTGTGCCGCCTGCAATCACGACGCCGGCCGTCGATCCCGAAGAAGAACGACGCCGCGCCGAGGAAGAAGCCGCGCGCGTGAGCAACGTGTTCTTCCAGACAGGTCCGCGCGTCGGGGCCACGCCCGGCATGACGATGCCCGGCCTTGCCGGTCTCGACCTTGGAGGACAACTCGCCGCGCAGGATCGGCACACGGCGTTTCTCAATGCGCCAGTGGACCGGCAGACCGTCGCCCCTGATCGCGTCACGCCACCAGCCTCGCCCTGGATACTCCAGGCCGGGGCCGTGATCCCGGCTGCGCTCATCACCGGCATCCGTTCGGACCTACCTGGGCAAATCACCGCCCAAGTGACGGAAAACGTCTATGACAGCCCAACCGGCAGCCTGCTCCTGATCCCGCAGGGCACGCGCATCATCGGCCAATACGATGATGGCGTGACCTTTGGCCAGCGGCGTGTCCTGCTGGTCTGGAACCGCCTGATCCTGCCGGGCGGCCGATCCATCGTGCTGGAGCGCCTGCCGGGCGCGGATGCTTCCGGTTATGCCGGCCTTGAGGATGGCGTCGATTATCACTGGTGGGATCTGATGAGAGCGGCCGGCTTGTCCACGCTGCTTGCGGTCGGCACGGAGCTGGCGACCAGCGACGAGGACCGGCTGATCCGCGCCATCCGCGACGGCGCGCAGGACACCATCAATCAGGCCGGCCAGCAGATCGTCCAGCGCCAGTTGCAGGTCGCGCCCACGCTCACCATCCGGCCGGGCTTCCCGGTCAGGATCATCGTGACCCGTGACCTTGTGTTCGAGCCGGCAGGGGGTTGA
- a CDS encoding DUF2274 domain-containing protein, with the protein MTKLKLGPLPDDKPVKVTVELPAPLHRDLVAYAEVLARESGQPAADPVRLIVPMLERFIATDRGFVKARRTMG; encoded by the coding sequence ATGACCAAGCTGAAACTTGGCCCGCTGCCCGACGATAAGCCCGTCAAGGTTACGGTAGAGCTGCCCGCGCCGCTCCATCGCGATCTTGTCGCCTATGCCGAGGTGCTGGCCCGCGAGAGCGGCCAGCCCGCCGCCGATCCCGTCAGGCTGATCGTGCCGATGCTGGAGCGGTTCATCGCCACGGATCGCGGTTTCGTCAAGGCACGGCGAACAATGGGGTAG
- a CDS encoding helix-turn-helix domain-containing protein, whose amino-acid sequence MTTLKVGIADPEEMKTRTMRIARGEEKSAPGEPTVWFASTESFARLLSASNRELLRVIHEHAPGSLEELAQITGRAGPNISRTLKKMEGCGLIRMEKGKGLKLVPKVVHDRVELVLPLIERRKKKGTRT is encoded by the coding sequence ATGACGACGCTGAAAGTCGGGATCGCCGACCCCGAAGAAATGAAGACCCGCACCATGCGGATCGCCAGAGGCGAGGAAAAGTCCGCGCCCGGCGAGCCGACCGTCTGGTTCGCGTCCACGGAGTCGTTCGCCCGGCTTTTGTCGGCGAGCAATCGGGAATTGCTGCGCGTCATCCATGAGCACGCACCGGGATCGCTGGAGGAACTGGCGCAGATCACCGGCCGCGCCGGCCCCAACATCTCACGCACGCTCAAGAAAATGGAGGGTTGCGGCCTTATCCGCATGGAGAAGGGCAAGGGCCTCAAGCTGGTCCCCAAGGTCGTTCACGACCGCGTGGAACTTGTCCTGCCCCTGATCGAGCGCCGCAAGAAGAAAGGAACCCGCACATGA
- the rpmA gene encoding 50S ribosomal protein L27 — translation MAHKKAGGSSRNGRDSAGRRLGVKKFGGEHVIPGNILVRQRGTKWHPGDNVGLGKDHTIFALIEGKVEFRTGRSKRTYVSVVPAS, via the coding sequence ATGGCTCATAAGAAAGCAGGCGGTTCCTCGCGCAACGGTCGTGACTCGGCAGGCCGCCGCCTCGGTGTGAAGAAGTTTGGCGGCGAGCACGTCATTCCAGGGAACATCCTGGTCCGTCAGCGCGGCACGAAATGGCATCCCGGCGACAATGTCGGCCTCGGCAAAGATCACACGATCTTCGCTCTGATCGAGGGCAAAGTCGAGTTCCGCACCGGCCGCAGCAAACGGACGTATGTATCCGTAGTACCGGCCAGCTGA
- a CDS encoding GNAT family N-acetyltransferase, translating into MNMAVEFTAPVAPAIETGRLILTPPTFADAPRIAALCNDRTVAENTTRIPHPYSEQDAISWLGTLGERPTTDQAVFGIWLNIPERVLIGAIGLERLTSGSEPALGYWLGAGYRGRGFATEAAKAILGYGFQVLGHDAVVASCRLTNAASRRVIEKCGFTYAGLTRSYLLALDQEEPMDFFRLSREQWSRRRRAAAIG; encoded by the coding sequence ATGAATATGGCAGTCGAATTCACCGCCCCCGTCGCGCCCGCCATCGAGACCGGCCGGCTGATCCTCACTCCGCCGACATTTGCGGATGCACCGCGCATCGCCGCGCTGTGCAATGATCGCACCGTGGCCGAGAACACCACCCGCATTCCCCACCCCTATAGCGAGCAGGACGCGATCTCGTGGCTTGGGACCTTGGGCGAGAGGCCGACAACCGACCAGGCGGTGTTCGGGATCTGGCTCAACATTCCGGAGCGCGTGCTGATCGGCGCCATCGGCCTGGAGCGGCTCACCTCAGGCAGCGAACCGGCACTCGGCTACTGGCTGGGCGCGGGGTATCGCGGCCGCGGATTCGCCACCGAGGCGGCCAAGGCCATACTGGGGTACGGCTTTCAGGTCCTCGGCCATGATGCTGTGGTCGCCTCCTGCCGGCTGACCAATGCCGCATCGCGCCGCGTGATCGAGAAGTGCGGCTTCACCTATGCGGGCCTGACCCGGTCCTATCTGCTCGCGCTCGACCAGGAGGAGCCGATGGACTTCTTCCGATTGAGCCGGGAACAGTGGTCAAGGCGAAGGCGGGCTGCCGCGATCGGGTAA
- a CDS encoding GNAT family N-acetyltransferase — MIRTAVDIDLSRRETIQTDNLIFRRPEVGDLPQLLEFARDPLLIKHSISRSDFTPYGLKLFIGQLPNPPTPMLTMFGVFFKEAPEELYGTVSYALREGNTVPRMTLWIRAKYRRRRFLAEVPTALLDFAFLVHRLDAIHADAFPDQKITPALALKYGFKFIGYRMEFSPMQEREIVLSVMELTRDEWLDYHRERFVRRSSMVHPLPQRSLSPHVSSLA; from the coding sequence ATGATCCGGACCGCTGTTGACATCGATCTCTCGCGCCGAGAGACCATTCAGACAGACAATCTCATCTTCAGGCGACCCGAAGTCGGAGACCTGCCGCAGCTTCTCGAATTCGCCAGGGATCCCCTGCTCATAAAGCATTCGATCAGCCGGTCCGATTTTACGCCCTACGGGCTCAAGCTTTTCATCGGCCAGCTGCCGAATCCTCCGACGCCGATGCTCACCATGTTCGGCGTCTTCTTCAAGGAGGCTCCCGAAGAGCTCTACGGCACCGTCAGCTATGCGCTGCGGGAGGGCAATACGGTTCCGCGCATGACGCTATGGATCCGCGCCAAATATCGGCGCCGGCGCTTTCTGGCGGAAGTGCCTACGGCCCTTCTCGATTTCGCCTTCTTGGTACACCGGCTGGATGCGATCCACGCGGATGCCTTTCCCGACCAGAAGATAACGCCTGCCCTGGCGCTCAAATACGGCTTCAAATTCATTGGCTATCGCATGGAATTTTCGCCCATGCAGGAGCGGGAAATCGTCCTGTCGGTCATGGAGCTTACGCGGGACGAGTGGCTTGATTACCATCGCGAGCGCTTCGTGCGCCGCTCGTCAATGGTGCATCCCCTGCCGCAGCGCAGCCTCTCTCCTCACGTGTCTTCCCTCGCATAG
- a CDS encoding helix-turn-helix domain-containing protein, producing MRQGKASMLKERDGQNPHQIGGARANLLEVAIGREVRHFRTKLGMTVADLANAARLSPGMLSKIENGLTSPSLTTLQTLSAALGVPVTAFFRRYEERRDAVHVKAGQGLVIERRGTRAGHQYQLLGHSGGVTGRVVVEPYLITLTKDSDVFPLFQHEGMEFIYMLEGEVVYRHADQLYRLLPGDSLFFDADAPHGPEEMISLPIRFLSVISYAREDT from the coding sequence ATTCGACAGGGAAAGGCAAGCATGCTGAAAGAAAGAGACGGCCAGAACCCCCATCAGATCGGCGGCGCACGGGCGAATCTTCTGGAGGTTGCGATCGGCCGCGAGGTGCGCCATTTCCGCACCAAGCTGGGCATGACCGTCGCGGATCTGGCCAATGCGGCGCGGCTGTCGCCCGGCATGCTGTCCAAGATCGAGAACGGATTGACTTCGCCTTCCCTGACCACTCTGCAGACCTTGTCGGCCGCGTTGGGCGTGCCGGTGACCGCGTTCTTCCGGCGTTATGAGGAGCGGCGGGACGCGGTGCACGTGAAGGCAGGGCAGGGGCTCGTGATCGAACGGCGCGGCACCCGCGCGGGTCACCAGTACCAGCTGCTCGGCCACAGCGGCGGGGTGACGGGTCGGGTGGTGGTCGAGCCCTATCTCATCACCCTGACGAAAGATTCCGACGTCTTTCCTCTGTTCCAGCACGAGGGGATGGAATTCATCTACATGCTCGAAGGCGAGGTGGTCTATAGGCACGCCGATCAGCTCTATCGGCTGCTGCCCGGCGACAGCCTGTTCTTCGATGCGGACGCGCCGCACGGGCCGGAAGAGATGATTTCCCTGCCGATACGATTCCTGTCGGTCATCTCCTATGCGAGGGAAGACACGTGA